One genomic region from Vitis riparia cultivar Riparia Gloire de Montpellier isolate 1030 chromosome 17, EGFV_Vit.rip_1.0, whole genome shotgun sequence encodes:
- the LOC117904385 gene encoding UDP-glycosyltransferase 90A1-like, translating to MGTVSPRHFVLFPFMSRGHTIPILHLARLLHRRLLSVTVLTTPANSPSIRSSLLDTTISVVDLPFPVNIPGVPPGIESTDKLPSMSFFIPFVTATKLIQPHFEQVIASLPTVHCIISDGFLGWTQQSADKLGIPRVLFYGMSNYAMTLSSIMLREKPHAMVNSVDEVFSVPGLPWVKLTTNDFEPPFSELEPKGAHFDFVAETGAAAFKSHGMLVNSFYDLEPRFNDYWNQKIGPRAWCVGPLCLAEPPRIQTLQKPTWVQWLDEKLAQGKSVLYVAFGSQAEMAPEQLHEIAMGLERSEVAFLWVLSSKVQEKHEFVKGFEERLKKRALIVKEWVDQRELLAHQSVKGFMSHCGWNSVMESVCASVPILALPLMAEQHLNARMVVDELGVGLRILASNGSVRGFVESKDVERMVRELMESGEKGKEVRKKVKEVGEAARAAMGDGGPSSRTLDLFIDEVCNKKLNLLPSPA from the coding sequence ATGGGAACCGTTTCGCCTAGACACTTCGTCCTATTTCCTTTCATGTCACGAGGCCACACCATCCCCATCCTCCACCTTGCTCGTCTCCTCCACCGCCGCCTCCTCTCCGTCACTGTCCTCACCACTCCCGCTAACTCTCCTTCAATCCGTTCCTCTCTCCTTGACACTACCATCTCCGTTGTTGATCTCCCCTTCCCGGTGAACATCCCTGGTGTTCCTCCTGGGATCGAAAGCACTGATAAACTGCCCTCCATGTCTTTCTTTATTCCCTTTGTCACCGCCACCAAGCTCATCCAACCCCACTTCGAACAGGTAATCGCGTCCCTCCCCACTGTTCACTGCATCATCTCGGATGGGTTTCTAGGCTGGACTCAGCAGTCCGCGGACAAACTAGGAATTCCTAGAGTTCTTTTTTATGGTATGAGCAACTATGCTATGACCTTGTCTTCAATCATGCTTCGAGAAAAGCCACATGCGATGGTGAATTCGGTCGACGAGGTCTTCTCTGTTCCGGGGCTCCCTTGGGTGAAGCTCACAACCAACGACTTTGAGCCGCCCTTCAGTGAACTTGAACCCAAGGGTGCACATTTCGACTTCGTGGCGGAAACAGGCGCGGCTGCATTTAAGAGTCATGGCATGCTGGTCAACAGCTTCTACGATCTGGAACCAAGGTTCAACGATTACTGGAACCAGAAGATTGGACCTAGAGCTTGGTGCGTCGGACCACTCTGCCTGGCGGAGCCACCAAGAATCCAGACCCTACAAAAGCCGACGTGGGTGCAGTGGCTGGACGAGAAGTTGGCTCAAGGGAAGTCGGTGCTGTACGTGGCCTTCGGATCTCAGGCGGAGATGGCACCTGAGCAATTGCATGAAATTGCGATGGGCTTGGAAAGATCAGAGGTGGCATTTTTGTGGGTTTTGAGTTCAAAAGTACAGGAGAAACACGAGTTTGTAAAAGGGTTTGAAGAGAGGCTGAAAAAGAGAGCACTGATAGTGAAAGAATGGGTGGACCAAAGGGAGCTACTGGCACACCAGAGCGTGAAGGGGTTTATGAGTCACTGTGGGTGGAACTCAGTGATGGAGAGTGTGTGTGCGAGTGTGCCCATCTTGGCTTTGCCTCTAATGGCAGAGCAGCACCTGAATGCGAGGATGGTGGTGGACGAGTTGGGCGTAGGACTAAGAATCCTGGCCAGCAACGGCTCCGTGCGAGGGTTTGTGGAGTCCAAGGATGTGGAGAGGATGGTAAGAGAGTTGATGGAGAGTGGGGAGAAAGGGAAGGAGGTGAGGAAGAAGGTGAAGGAGGTGGGAGAAGCTGCAAGAGCTGCCATGGGGGATGGCGGTCCCTCTTCCCGCACCTTAGACCTTTTCATTGATGAGGTGTGTAATAAGAAACTGAATTTACTCCCTTCACCAGCTTAA
- the LOC117904907 gene encoding protein DSS1 HOMOLOG ON CHROMOSOME V-like — MHAHWEGPDYSRKAILDVPSSYESVLRLAAEKTSPRKVLVRFEMATEPKAAAENVKIDLFEDDDEFEINEEWEDRAEEKVAEQWEDDWDDDDVHDDFSQQLRKELENNIKKS, encoded by the exons ATGCACGCTCACTGGGAAGGTCCAGATTATTCTAGGAAAGCGATTCTTGACGTCCCCAGTAGTTACGAGTCCGTCCTCCGTTTGGCGGCTGAGAAAACAAGCCCGAGGAAG GTTTTGGTGAGGTTCGAAATGGCAACGGAACCTAAGGCAGCGGCTGAGAATGTGAAAATTGACCTATTCGAAGATGATGATGAGTTTGAAATCAATGAAG AGTGGGAGGATAGGGCTGAAGAAAAAGTAGCAGAGCAATGGGAAGATGATTGGGACGATGATGATGTCCATGATGATTTTTCTCAGCAGCTAAGGAAGGAACTGGAGAATAACATCAAGAAAAGCTGA